One segment of Nothobranchius furzeri strain GRZ-AD chromosome 13, NfurGRZ-RIMD1, whole genome shotgun sequence DNA contains the following:
- the rps3 gene encoding small ribosomal subunit protein uS3, translating to MAVQISKKRKFVADGIFKAELNEFLTRELAEDGYSGVEVRVTPTRTEIIILATRTQNVLGEKGRRIRELTAVVQKRFGFPEGSVELYAEKVATRGLCAIAQAESLRYKLLGGLAVRRACYGVLRFIMESGAKGCEVVVSGKLRGQRAKSMKFVDGLMIHSGDPVNYYVDTAVRHVLLRQGVLGIKVKIMLPWDPTGKIGPKKPLPDHVSIVEPKEEHLPSTPTSEQKGAVCKPEVPVMPQGAPVPTA from the exons ATGGCGGTGCAAATCTCCAAGAAGAGGAAG TTCGTAGCAGACGGTATCTTCAAGGCCGAGCTGAACGAGTTTCTGACTCGTGAGTTGGCTGAGGATGGATATTCAGGTGTGGAGGTGCGCGTGACTCCAACCAGGACAGAGATCATCATCCTGGCCACTAG GACCCAGAATGTTCTGGGAGAGAAGGGCCGTCGGATCAGAGAGCTGACCGCTGTGGTCCAGAAGAGGTTCGGCTTCCCTGAGGGCAGCGTCGAG CTTTATGCTGAGAAGGTGGCCACTCGCGGCCTGTGTGCCATCGCTCAGGCTGAGTCTCTGCGCTACAAGCTGCTGGGAGGTCTGGCTGTGAGGAG GGCCTGCTATGGCGTGTTGAGGTTCATCATGGAGAGCGGCGCTAAGGGGTGCGAGGTCGTGGTTTCCGGTAAGCTGAGGGGTCAGAGGGCCAAGTCCATGAAGTTTGTGGACGGCCTGATGATCCACAGCGGAGACCCCGTCAACTACTATGTCGACACAGCTGTCCGCCACGTGCTGCTGAGGCAGG GTGTGCTGGGCATCAAGGTGAAGATCATGCTGCCGTGGGACCCCACTGGTAAGATTGGCCCCAAGAAGCCCCTGCCTGACCACGTCAGCATCGTAGAGCCAAAAGAGGAGCACCTGCCCAGCACACCCACGTCTGAGCAGAAGGGGGCCGTGTGCAAGCCCGAGGTGCCCGTCATGCCCCAGGGAGCACCTGTTCCCACCGCATAG
- the LOC107379843 gene encoding ras-related protein ORAB-1, with the protein MMDVKLLRQTPTVFSAFSRPNDTAADSNCRPNTTKQEFFLDHLVYSESSFCFYTFIYIIVCGAASSVMNPEYDYLFKLLLIGDSGVGKSCLLLRFADDTYTESYISTIGVDFKIRTVDMDGKTVKLQIWDTAGQERFRTITSSYYRGAHGIIIVYDVTEQESFNNVKQWLDEIDRYACENVSRLLVGNKSDLVSKKVVDAASAQDLASSLKIPFLETSAKSSDNVEKAFLTMASEIHKRLASEGGGMRGEASQAKAQKINSAPLWLGGEKQTSEASNCC; encoded by the exons atgatggacgtgaagctcctGAGGCAGACACCTACAGTCTTTTCTGCCTTTAGCCGACCAAACGACACAGCGGCTGATTCAAACTGCAGACCAAACACAACAAAGCAAGAGTTTTTTTTGGATCATTTAGTTTATTCAGAATCCAGTTTTtgtttttatacatttatatacattaTTGTGTGTGGAGCAGCCTCATCAGTCATGAATCCTGAATA CGACTACCTGTTCAAGCTTCTTCTCATCGGTGACTCTGGAGTTGGGAAGTCGTGCCTGCTGCTGCGCTTTGCG GATGACACCTACACCGAGAGCTACATCTCAACCATTGGAGTGGACTTCAAGATCAGGACCGTCGACATGGACGGGAAGACTGTGAAGCTGCAGATT TGGGACACGGCAGGTCAGGAACGATTCCGAACCATCACCTCCAGCTACTACAGAGGAGCACACGGCATCATTATCGTGTACGACGTCACTGAACAG GAGTCCTTCAACAACGTGAAGCAGTGGCTGGATGAGATCGACCGCTACGCCTGTGAAAACGTCTCCAGGCTGCTGGTGGGAAACAAGTCGGACCTCGTCAGTAAGAAGGTGGTGGACGCTGCCTCGGCTCAG GACCTGGCCTCGTCTCTGAAGATCCCCTTCCTGGAGACGAGCGCTAAGAGCTCTGACAACGTGGAGAAGGCGTTCCTCACCATGGCCTCAGAGATCCACAAGCGTCTGGCCAGCGAGGGAGGGGGCATGCGGGGTGAGGCCTCACAAGCCAAGGCCCAGAAGATCAACAGCGCTCCTCTGTGGCTCGGAGGAGAGAAACAGACGTCGGAGGCCAGTAACTGCTGCTGA